In the genome of Triticum urartu cultivar G1812 chromosome 5, Tu2.1, whole genome shotgun sequence, one region contains:
- the LOC125507737 gene encoding wall-associated receptor kinase 2-like isoform X1: MKEAFILLILIAFKVAALSATTSGISIALPGCPDKCGNVSIPYPFGIGNGCAAASLNSYFTVTCNSTFQPPRPMIGGPSGLSEIIDISLERAEMRVYGPVSYNCFASNTTIMDNYTSGFNLVGTPFIPSTKRNRFMVIGCNTMGIIGGYLHSNPDLYVAGCYSYCQGINSTSNGAPCTGKGCCETTITPNLTDFAALLIINQSSVWTFNPCFYAMLAEVGWYSFRQQDLVGRLGFINERAKRGVPVIADWTIRNGSCPKDGATAPMGYACVSSNSYCVGATNGPGYMCNCSEGYEGNPYLPRGCQDIDECKLHKQNSKYTELYPCRNGVCRNIPGGYVCKCGIGKKSDSKNSGCQPVLTQAEQVVIGKQHTRGYTLSLSKVHLHAFDELKHHNHSAGLSVSSVVVIALACLLAMKFQRRKHRKEKDEYFKQNGGLKLYDEMRSRQVDTFHILTEKEVKKATENYSNDRVLGCGGHGMVYRGTLGDGKEVAIKKSKVINDDCREEFVNEIIILSQINHRNIVRLLGCCLEVDVPMLVYEFVSNGTLFEFLHSNDHKSIIPLDLRLKIATQSAEALAYIHSSTSRTILHGDVKSLNILLDNEYNAKVADFGASALKPIDKDDFIMFIQGTLGYLDPESFVSHHLTDRSDVYSFGVVLLELLTRKKAIFIDNLNEQKALSHAFLMTFHQKKLRDILDDDIIEDEVTVVLEKLAELVMHCLNPRGDERPTMKEVAERLQMLRRIQMQQVTTPNPMRTQYPDGESSMSIASDEMKYQSTNTAKLVLDVDRAR; encoded by the exons ATGAAAGAAGCATTCATCCTCCTGATTCTCATCGCCTTCAAAGTGGCGGCGCTATCTGCAACCACTTCTGGGATCTCCATAGCGTTGCCGGGGTGCCCTGACAAGTGTGGCAACGTGTCAATCCCATACCCTTTTGGCATCGGCAATGGCTGCGCCGCAGCTAGCTTGAACAGCTACTTCACCGTCACCTGTAACAGCACCTTCCAACCCCCACGACCAATGATTGGTGGCCCTTCGGGGTTATCAGAGATCATTGACATCTCCCTGGAGCGTGCTGAGATGCGTGTTTACGGCCCCGTCAGCTACAACTGCTTCGCGTCGAACACCACAATCATGGACAACTACACCAGCGGCTTCAACTTGGTGGGTACGCCGTTCATCCCCTCAACCAAACGCAACCGCTTCATGGTCATTGGCTGCAACACCATGGGTATCATTGGTGGCTACCTGCACAGCAACCCAGACCTGTATGTGGCCGGCTGCTACTCCTACTGCCAGGGCATCAACAGCACGTCTAACGGTGCCCCGTGCACTGGGAAGGGCTGCTGCGAAACCACCATCACCCCAAACCTCACCGACTTTGCGGCGCTCTTGATCATCAACCAGAGCAGTGTATGGACATTCAACCCATGCTTCTACGCTATGCTTGCAGAGGTTGGATGGTACAGCTTCAGGCAGCAGGACCTTGTCGGGCGTCTTGGGTTCATCAACGAGAGAGCCAAGAGAGGTGTCCCTGTTATTGCTGACTGGACCATCAGAAATGGCTCCTGCCCAAAGGATGGAGCAACGGCGCCAATGGGTTATGCATGTGTCAGTTCAAACAGCTATTGTGTGGGTGCAACCAATGGCCCAGGCTACATGTGCAACTGTTCTGAAGGATATGAGGGCAATCCTTATCTCCCCAGAGGCTGTCAAG ACATAGATGAGTGCAAGCTGCATAAGCAAAACTCCAAGTATACAGAATTATACCCATGCAGAAATGGGGTATGTCGCAACATACCAGGAGGTTATGTATGCAAATGCGGGATAGGAAAAAAATCAGATAGCAAAAATTCCGGATGTCAACCTGTGCTAACCCAAGCTGAACAGGTGGTTATAGGTAAGCAACATACCCGAGGGTATACTCTTTCTTTATCCAAGGTGCATTTACATGCTTTTGATGAGTTGAAGCATCATAATCATTCTGCAGGCCTCAGTGTTTCCTCAGTTGTGGTGATAGCATTGGCATGCCTGTTGGCCATGAAATTTCAAAGAAGAAAGCACAGGAAGGAGAAGGACGAGTATTTTAAACAAAATGGAGGTCTGAAATTATATGATGAGatgaggtcaaggcaagtggacaCCTTTCATATACTTACAGAGAAAGAGGTAAAGAAAGCCACAGAAAACTACAGCAACGATCGAGTTCTTGGTTGTGGGGGTCATGGAATGGTTTACAGAGGAACTTTAGGTGATGGCAAAGAAGTTGCCATAAAGAAGTCCAAAGTAATCAACGACGACTGCAGAGAAGAATTTGTAAATGAGATAATAATATTGTCACAGATTAACCATAGGAACATCGTGAGGTTACTTGGTTGCTGCTTGGAGGTAGACGTTCCAATGTTGGTGTATGAGTTCGTATCCAATGGTACCCTCTTTGAGTTCCTTCATAGCAATGATCATAAATCAATAATCCCATTggatcttcgactgaagattgcTACACAATCAGCAGAGGCCCTTGCTTACATCCATTCATCAACTTCTCGCACAATTCTGCATGGGGATGTCAAATCACTCAATATACTTTTGGataatgaatacaatgcaaaagTTGCAGATTTTGGAGCATCGGCACTGAAGCCCATAGACAAGGATGATTTCATCATGTTTATCCAAGGAACTCTTGGGTACCTTGACCCTGAGTCTTTTGTCAGTCATCACCTTACTGACAGAAGCGATGTCTACAGTTTTGGGGTTGTTCTTCTAGAGCTACTAACAAGAAAGAAGGCTATATTCATTGATAATCTTAATGAACAGAAAGCGCTATCGCATGCCTTCCTCATGACGTTTCACCAGAAGAAGCTCCGCGATATATTGGATGATGATATAATAGAAGATGAAGTTACGGTGGTGCTCGAGAAACTAGCTGAACTCGTCATGCATTGTTTGAACCCAAGAGGAGATGAGAGGCCAACAATGAAGGAAGTAGCAGAGCGTTTGCAAATGTTGAGGAGAATCCAGATGCAGCAAGTCACCACACCAAATCCTATGAGGACGCAATACCCTGATGGAGAATCATCAATGTCTATAGCTTCTGACGAAATGAAATACCAGAGCACCAACACAGCCAAATTGGTCCTAGATGTAGATCGTGCAAGATGA
- the LOC125507737 gene encoding wall-associated receptor kinase 2-like isoform X2, which produces MKEAFILLILIAFKVAALSATTSGISIALPGCPDKCGNVSIPYPFGIGNGCAAASLNSYFTVTCNSTFQPPRPMIGGPSGLSEIIDISLERAEMRVYGPVSYNCFASNTTIMDNYTSGFNLVGTPFIPSTKRNRFMVIGCNTMGIIGGYLHSNPDLYVAGCYSYCQGINSTSNGAPCTGKGCCETTITPNLTDFAALLIINQSSVWTFNPCFYAMLAEVGWYSFRQQDLVGRLGFINERAKRGVPVIADWTIRNGSCPKDGATAPMGYACVSSNSYCVGATNGPGYMCNCSEGYEGNPYLPRGCQDIDECKLHKQNSKYTELYPCRNGVCRNIPGGYVCKCGIGKKSDSKNSGCQPVLTQAEQVVIGLSVSSVVVIALACLLAMKFQRRKHRKEKDEYFKQNGGLKLYDEMRSRQVDTFHILTEKEVKKATENYSNDRVLGCGGHGMVYRGTLGDGKEVAIKKSKVINDDCREEFVNEIIILSQINHRNIVRLLGCCLEVDVPMLVYEFVSNGTLFEFLHSNDHKSIIPLDLRLKIATQSAEALAYIHSSTSRTILHGDVKSLNILLDNEYNAKVADFGASALKPIDKDDFIMFIQGTLGYLDPESFVSHHLTDRSDVYSFGVVLLELLTRKKAIFIDNLNEQKALSHAFLMTFHQKKLRDILDDDIIEDEVTVVLEKLAELVMHCLNPRGDERPTMKEVAERLQMLRRIQMQQVTTPNPMRTQYPDGESSMSIASDEMKYQSTNTAKLVLDVDRAR; this is translated from the exons ATGAAAGAAGCATTCATCCTCCTGATTCTCATCGCCTTCAAAGTGGCGGCGCTATCTGCAACCACTTCTGGGATCTCCATAGCGTTGCCGGGGTGCCCTGACAAGTGTGGCAACGTGTCAATCCCATACCCTTTTGGCATCGGCAATGGCTGCGCCGCAGCTAGCTTGAACAGCTACTTCACCGTCACCTGTAACAGCACCTTCCAACCCCCACGACCAATGATTGGTGGCCCTTCGGGGTTATCAGAGATCATTGACATCTCCCTGGAGCGTGCTGAGATGCGTGTTTACGGCCCCGTCAGCTACAACTGCTTCGCGTCGAACACCACAATCATGGACAACTACACCAGCGGCTTCAACTTGGTGGGTACGCCGTTCATCCCCTCAACCAAACGCAACCGCTTCATGGTCATTGGCTGCAACACCATGGGTATCATTGGTGGCTACCTGCACAGCAACCCAGACCTGTATGTGGCCGGCTGCTACTCCTACTGCCAGGGCATCAACAGCACGTCTAACGGTGCCCCGTGCACTGGGAAGGGCTGCTGCGAAACCACCATCACCCCAAACCTCACCGACTTTGCGGCGCTCTTGATCATCAACCAGAGCAGTGTATGGACATTCAACCCATGCTTCTACGCTATGCTTGCAGAGGTTGGATGGTACAGCTTCAGGCAGCAGGACCTTGTCGGGCGTCTTGGGTTCATCAACGAGAGAGCCAAGAGAGGTGTCCCTGTTATTGCTGACTGGACCATCAGAAATGGCTCCTGCCCAAAGGATGGAGCAACGGCGCCAATGGGTTATGCATGTGTCAGTTCAAACAGCTATTGTGTGGGTGCAACCAATGGCCCAGGCTACATGTGCAACTGTTCTGAAGGATATGAGGGCAATCCTTATCTCCCCAGAGGCTGTCAAG ACATAGATGAGTGCAAGCTGCATAAGCAAAACTCCAAGTATACAGAATTATACCCATGCAGAAATGGGGTATGTCGCAACATACCAGGAGGTTATGTATGCAAATGCGGGATAGGAAAAAAATCAGATAGCAAAAATTCCGGATGTCAACCTGTGCTAACCCAAGCTGAACAGGTGGTTATAG GCCTCAGTGTTTCCTCAGTTGTGGTGATAGCATTGGCATGCCTGTTGGCCATGAAATTTCAAAGAAGAAAGCACAGGAAGGAGAAGGACGAGTATTTTAAACAAAATGGAGGTCTGAAATTATATGATGAGatgaggtcaaggcaagtggacaCCTTTCATATACTTACAGAGAAAGAGGTAAAGAAAGCCACAGAAAACTACAGCAACGATCGAGTTCTTGGTTGTGGGGGTCATGGAATGGTTTACAGAGGAACTTTAGGTGATGGCAAAGAAGTTGCCATAAAGAAGTCCAAAGTAATCAACGACGACTGCAGAGAAGAATTTGTAAATGAGATAATAATATTGTCACAGATTAACCATAGGAACATCGTGAGGTTACTTGGTTGCTGCTTGGAGGTAGACGTTCCAATGTTGGTGTATGAGTTCGTATCCAATGGTACCCTCTTTGAGTTCCTTCATAGCAATGATCATAAATCAATAATCCCATTggatcttcgactgaagattgcTACACAATCAGCAGAGGCCCTTGCTTACATCCATTCATCAACTTCTCGCACAATTCTGCATGGGGATGTCAAATCACTCAATATACTTTTGGataatgaatacaatgcaaaagTTGCAGATTTTGGAGCATCGGCACTGAAGCCCATAGACAAGGATGATTTCATCATGTTTATCCAAGGAACTCTTGGGTACCTTGACCCTGAGTCTTTTGTCAGTCATCACCTTACTGACAGAAGCGATGTCTACAGTTTTGGGGTTGTTCTTCTAGAGCTACTAACAAGAAAGAAGGCTATATTCATTGATAATCTTAATGAACAGAAAGCGCTATCGCATGCCTTCCTCATGACGTTTCACCAGAAGAAGCTCCGCGATATATTGGATGATGATATAATAGAAGATGAAGTTACGGTGGTGCTCGAGAAACTAGCTGAACTCGTCATGCATTGTTTGAACCCAAGAGGAGATGAGAGGCCAACAATGAAGGAAGTAGCAGAGCGTTTGCAAATGTTGAGGAGAATCCAGATGCAGCAAGTCACCACACCAAATCCTATGAGGACGCAATACCCTGATGGAGAATCATCAATGTCTATAGCTTCTGACGAAATGAAATACCAGAGCACCAACACAGCCAAATTGGTCCTAGATGTAGATCGTGCAAGATGA
- the LOC125507738 gene encoding wall-associated receptor kinase 5-like isoform X1, producing MHLTLQQQTPALVVMLYLKLIVVFLVMALAKPAGGAMSLALPGCPDRCGDVPIPYPFGIGAQCAAVSLSSFFNLDCENTSHPLRPTVGGPADVAVNVADISLERGEMRVLIPVSYICFTSSATVSASNNNTVGFGLEDTPFLPSPGRNRFMVIGCNTLGLVGGFRGGTSQYLAGCYSYCDGASGASDDGAPCTGTGCCEASIPTNLTAFNVAFPINSSSVWGFNPCFYAMVAEVGWYRFQRRDLAGELGFINNRAKDGAPVIVNWAVRNGSCLEQRNYACVSANSYCESASNGPGYLCHCSPGYEGNAYLNNGCQDIDECMLREQDPKYEELYPCRNGVCLNTPGGYDCKCKKRTKSDGTKFGCRPLYSRDEQLLIGLSVSAVVIISLACFLAMQLQRKKHRKEKDEYFKQNGGLMLYDEMRSRQVDTVRILTEKEIKIATDNYNEDRVLGCGGHGMVYKGTLDDLREVAIKKSKVIDDDCRDEFVNEIIILSQINHRNIVRLLGCCLDIDVPVLVYEFVSNGTLYEFLHGGPDHNLSPIPLDLRLKIATQSAEALAYLHSSTSRTILHGDVKSANILLDDQRHAKVADFGASALKSMDESEFIMLVQGTLGYLDPESFISHVLTDKSDVYSFGVVLLELLTRKRALYADRSSKEKRSLSHSFLLMFDQNMHLKMLDSEIAEDAAAMVVVEKLAALAVHCLSVRGDDRPTMKEVAERLQVLWRIQMRQAGDGDKDDDFGGGSLSPVVLPSAEVTDGSLET from the exons ATGCATCTAACCTTGCAGCAGCAAACACCAGCTCTGGTTGTAATGCTCTACCTGAAACTAATTGTAGTCTTCCTGGTGATGGCATTGGCAAAACCTGCGGGTGGTGCCATGTCCCTGGCGCTCCCAGGCTGCCCTGACAGGTGCGGTGATGTGCCCATCCCTTACCCCTTTGGCATCGGCGCACAGTGTGCCGCGGTCAGCCTCAGCAGCTTCTTCAATCTCGACTGCGAAAACACCTCCCACCCGCTGCGGCCGACGGTTGGGGGGCCAGCCGATGTGGCCGTCAACGTTGCTGATATCTCGCTGGAGCGCGGAGAGATGAGGGTGCTCATCCCTGTCAGCTACATCTGCTTCACATCAAGTGCAACCGTATCGGCGAGCAATAACAACACCGTGGGGTTCGGCCTGGAGGACACGCCATTCCTCCCATCCCCTGGGCGCAACCGCTTTATGGTTATTGGCTGCAATACTCTGGGTCTTGTTGGTGGTTTCCGTGGAGGCACGAGCCAGTACCTTGCTGGCTGCTACTCCTACTGCGATGGTGCCAGTGGTGCATCAGACGACGGAGCACCATGCACTGGGACGGGCTGCTGTGAGGCATCCATCCCGACCAACCTCACCGCCTTCAATGTGGCGTTTCCGATTAACAGTAGCAGTGTGTGGGGATTCAATCCATGCTTCTATGCCATGGTCGCTGAGGTCGGATGGTACAGGTTCCAGCGTCGTGACCTCGCTGGCGAGCTTGGGTTCATCAACAACAGGGCAAAGGACGGTGCACCTGTCATCGTGAACTGGGCGGTTAGGAACGGATCATGCCTGGAGCAAAGAAACTATGCATGTGTCAGTGCAAACAGTTACTGCGAGAGTGCGAGCAATGGACCTGGGTACTTGTGCCATTGCTCCCCTGGTTACGAGGGTAACGCCTACCTGAACAACGGTTGTCAAG ATATAGATGAATGCATGCTGCGTGAGCAGGACCCCAAATACGAAGAGTTGTATCCTTGCAGGAACGGAGTCTGTCTTAACACTCCAGGAGGCTATGATTGTAAATGCAAGAAAAGAACCAAGTCTGATGGTACAAAGTTCGGATGCCGACCTCTGTATTCTCGAGATGAACAGCTGTTGATAG GCTTGAGCGTTTCTGCCGTTGTGATAATATCCTTGGCATGCTTTTTGGCTATGCAATTACAAAGAAAAAAGCACAGGAAGGAGAAAGACGAGTATTTCAAACAAAATGGAGGGCTCATGTTATATGATGAGATGAGGTCAAGGCAGGTTGACACCGTCCGCATACTCACAGAAAAGGAGATCAAGATAGCCACTGACAACTACAACGAAGATCGAGTTCTTGGATGCGGCGGCCATGGAATGGTCTACAAGGGTACTTTGGATGACCTCAGAGAGGTTGCTATAAAGAAGTCCAAAGTGATTGATGATGATTGCAGGGATGAGTTCGTAAATGAGATCATAATCTTGTCGCAGATCAACCACCGGAACATCGTGAGGTTATTAGGCTGTTGCCTGGATATAGATGTCCCAGTGTTGGTATATGAGTTCGTCTCCAATGGGACACTATATGAGTTTCTTCATGGTGGGCCTGATCACAATCTGTCACCAATTCCACTTGATCTCCGCCTGAAGATCGCCACACAATCAGCAGAAGCTCTTGCTTACCTGCACTCATCGACATCCCGCACAATTTTGCACGGGGATGTCAAATCCGCCAACATTCTGCTCGACGATCAGCGCCACGCCAAGGTTGCAGACTTTGGAGCATCGGCGCTCAAGTCCATGGACGAAAGCGAGTTCATCATGCTCGTCCAGGGAACCCTCGGCTACCTCGACCCTGAGAGCTTCATCAGCCATGTCCTCACCGACAAGAGTGATGTGTACAGCTTTGGTGTCGTTCTCCTCGAGCTGTTGACGAGGAAGAGGGCTCTGTATGCCGATAGGTCCTCCAAGGAGAAGAGATCCTTGTCCCATAGTTTCCTCCTGATGTTCGACCAGAACATGCACCTGAAGATGCTCGACTCTGAGATCGCAGAGGATGCCGCCGCTATGGTGGTCGTTGAGAAGCTCGCGGCCCTCGCGGTGCACTGCCTGAGCGTGAGAGGAGACGACAGGCCGACGATGAAGGAAGTCGCGGAGCGGCTGCAGGTGCTGTGGAGGATCCAGATGCGCCAGGCCGGTGATGGTGACAAGGATGATGACTTCGGTGGAGGATCCCTGTCGCCGGTGGTTCTTCCTTCGGCCGAGGTGACAGATGGGAGCTTGGAGACGTGA
- the LOC125507738 gene encoding wall-associated receptor kinase 5-like isoform X2 has protein sequence MSLALPGCPDRCGDVPIPYPFGIGAQCAAVSLSSFFNLDCENTSHPLRPTVGGPADVAVNVADISLERGEMRVLIPVSYICFTSSATVSASNNNTVGFGLEDTPFLPSPGRNRFMVIGCNTLGLVGGFRGGTSQYLAGCYSYCDGASGASDDGAPCTGTGCCEASIPTNLTAFNVAFPINSSSVWGFNPCFYAMVAEVGWYRFQRRDLAGELGFINNRAKDGAPVIVNWAVRNGSCLEQRNYACVSANSYCESASNGPGYLCHCSPGYEGNAYLNNGCQDIDECMLREQDPKYEELYPCRNGVCLNTPGGYDCKCKKRTKSDGTKFGCRPLYSRDEQLLIGLSVSAVVIISLACFLAMQLQRKKHRKEKDEYFKQNGGLMLYDEMRSRQVDTVRILTEKEIKIATDNYNEDRVLGCGGHGMVYKGTLDDLREVAIKKSKVIDDDCRDEFVNEIIILSQINHRNIVRLLGCCLDIDVPVLVYEFVSNGTLYEFLHGGPDHNLSPIPLDLRLKIATQSAEALAYLHSSTSRTILHGDVKSANILLDDQRHAKVADFGASALKSMDESEFIMLVQGTLGYLDPESFISHVLTDKSDVYSFGVVLLELLTRKRALYADRSSKEKRSLSHSFLLMFDQNMHLKMLDSEIAEDAAAMVVVEKLAALAVHCLSVRGDDRPTMKEVAERLQVLWRIQMRQAGDGDKDDDFGGGSLSPVVLPSAEVTDGSLET, from the exons ATGTCCCTGGCGCTCCCAGGCTGCCCTGACAGGTGCGGTGATGTGCCCATCCCTTACCCCTTTGGCATCGGCGCACAGTGTGCCGCGGTCAGCCTCAGCAGCTTCTTCAATCTCGACTGCGAAAACACCTCCCACCCGCTGCGGCCGACGGTTGGGGGGCCAGCCGATGTGGCCGTCAACGTTGCTGATATCTCGCTGGAGCGCGGAGAGATGAGGGTGCTCATCCCTGTCAGCTACATCTGCTTCACATCAAGTGCAACCGTATCGGCGAGCAATAACAACACCGTGGGGTTCGGCCTGGAGGACACGCCATTCCTCCCATCCCCTGGGCGCAACCGCTTTATGGTTATTGGCTGCAATACTCTGGGTCTTGTTGGTGGTTTCCGTGGAGGCACGAGCCAGTACCTTGCTGGCTGCTACTCCTACTGCGATGGTGCCAGTGGTGCATCAGACGACGGAGCACCATGCACTGGGACGGGCTGCTGTGAGGCATCCATCCCGACCAACCTCACCGCCTTCAATGTGGCGTTTCCGATTAACAGTAGCAGTGTGTGGGGATTCAATCCATGCTTCTATGCCATGGTCGCTGAGGTCGGATGGTACAGGTTCCAGCGTCGTGACCTCGCTGGCGAGCTTGGGTTCATCAACAACAGGGCAAAGGACGGTGCACCTGTCATCGTGAACTGGGCGGTTAGGAACGGATCATGCCTGGAGCAAAGAAACTATGCATGTGTCAGTGCAAACAGTTACTGCGAGAGTGCGAGCAATGGACCTGGGTACTTGTGCCATTGCTCCCCTGGTTACGAGGGTAACGCCTACCTGAACAACGGTTGTCAAG ATATAGATGAATGCATGCTGCGTGAGCAGGACCCCAAATACGAAGAGTTGTATCCTTGCAGGAACGGAGTCTGTCTTAACACTCCAGGAGGCTATGATTGTAAATGCAAGAAAAGAACCAAGTCTGATGGTACAAAGTTCGGATGCCGACCTCTGTATTCTCGAGATGAACAGCTGTTGATAG GCTTGAGCGTTTCTGCCGTTGTGATAATATCCTTGGCATGCTTTTTGGCTATGCAATTACAAAGAAAAAAGCACAGGAAGGAGAAAGACGAGTATTTCAAACAAAATGGAGGGCTCATGTTATATGATGAGATGAGGTCAAGGCAGGTTGACACCGTCCGCATACTCACAGAAAAGGAGATCAAGATAGCCACTGACAACTACAACGAAGATCGAGTTCTTGGATGCGGCGGCCATGGAATGGTCTACAAGGGTACTTTGGATGACCTCAGAGAGGTTGCTATAAAGAAGTCCAAAGTGATTGATGATGATTGCAGGGATGAGTTCGTAAATGAGATCATAATCTTGTCGCAGATCAACCACCGGAACATCGTGAGGTTATTAGGCTGTTGCCTGGATATAGATGTCCCAGTGTTGGTATATGAGTTCGTCTCCAATGGGACACTATATGAGTTTCTTCATGGTGGGCCTGATCACAATCTGTCACCAATTCCACTTGATCTCCGCCTGAAGATCGCCACACAATCAGCAGAAGCTCTTGCTTACCTGCACTCATCGACATCCCGCACAATTTTGCACGGGGATGTCAAATCCGCCAACATTCTGCTCGACGATCAGCGCCACGCCAAGGTTGCAGACTTTGGAGCATCGGCGCTCAAGTCCATGGACGAAAGCGAGTTCATCATGCTCGTCCAGGGAACCCTCGGCTACCTCGACCCTGAGAGCTTCATCAGCCATGTCCTCACCGACAAGAGTGATGTGTACAGCTTTGGTGTCGTTCTCCTCGAGCTGTTGACGAGGAAGAGGGCTCTGTATGCCGATAGGTCCTCCAAGGAGAAGAGATCCTTGTCCCATAGTTTCCTCCTGATGTTCGACCAGAACATGCACCTGAAGATGCTCGACTCTGAGATCGCAGAGGATGCCGCCGCTATGGTGGTCGTTGAGAAGCTCGCGGCCCTCGCGGTGCACTGCCTGAGCGTGAGAGGAGACGACAGGCCGACGATGAAGGAAGTCGCGGAGCGGCTGCAGGTGCTGTGGAGGATCCAGATGCGCCAGGCCGGTGATGGTGACAAGGATGATGACTTCGGTGGAGGATCCCTGTCGCCGGTGGTTCTTCCTTCGGCCGAGGTGACAGATGGGAGCTTGGAGACGTGA